From a region of the Syngnathoides biaculeatus isolate LvHL_M chromosome 2, ASM1980259v1, whole genome shotgun sequence genome:
- the dpm1 gene encoding dolichol-phosphate mannosyltransferase subunit 1: MVKLADSGKHTAMPARKTSRLKPNDKDKYSVLLPTYNERENLPLIVWLLVKYFDESGYDYEVIVIDDGSPDGTLEVAKQLQTIYGVDKILLRPRATKLGLGTAYIHGMKHATGNFIFIMDADLSHHPKFIPEFIKKQKEGNYDLVSGTRYRGNGGVYGWDLRRKLISRGANFLTQVLLRPGASDLTGSFRLYKKKILESLVERCVSKGYVFQMEMVVRARQLNYTIGEVPISFVDRVYGESKLGGNEIVSFVKGLLTLFVTT; encoded by the exons ATGGTCAAATTGGCTGATAGCGGCAAACATACCGCCATGCCAGCTCGTAAGACTTCCCGCTTGAAGCCAAACGATAAGGACAAATATTCGGTGTTATTGCCCACCTATAACGAAAGGGAAAATCTCCCTTTGATTGTGTGGCTTTTGGTGAAATATTTCGATGAAAG TGGTTACGATTACGAGGTTATCGTCATTGACGACGGAAGCCCCGATGGGACATTGGAAGTGGCCAAACAACTCCAAACGATATATGGAGTGGACAAAATT CTTCTACGGCCACGAGCAACGAAGTTAGGCCTGG gcacCGCTTACATCCACGGCATGAAACACGCCACAGgaaatttcatcttcatcatggATGCTGATCTATCTCATCAT ccCAAATTCATCCCAGAATTTATTAA GAAGCAGAAGGAAGGCAATTATGATTTGGTGTCAGGCACCCGCTACCGAGGCAATGGTGGCGTCTACGGGTGGGACCTGCGTAGGAAACTCATCAG TCGGGGTGCCAATTTTCTGACTCAAGTGTTGTTGCGGCCTGGTGCTTCAGACCTAACAGGAAGTTTCAG ACTGTACAAGAAGAAAATCCTTGAGAGTCTGGTTGAGCGTTGCGTGTCCAAAGGTTACGTCTTTCAAATGGAAATGGTTGTCCGAGCCAGGCAGCTCAACTACACTATTGGAGAG GTTCCCATTTCCTTCGTGGATCGAGTCTATGGCGAGTCCAAACTGGGAGGGAACGAGATTGTATCATTTGTGAAAGGCCTGCTCACACTATTTGTCACGACATGA